A window from Candidatus Nitrospira neomarina encodes these proteins:
- a CDS encoding glycosyltransferase family 4 protein — translation MRIAQLAPLAESVPPKQYGGTERIVSYLTEELVRQGHEVTLFASGDSQTSAHLKSMCREGLRKTNGVSNPQAPFTMMLEKTFSSATQFDLFHSHLDFLAFPLARRCGTPVLTTLHGRLDLPELKPIFAEFLDCPLISISNAQRNPLPWANWQQTIHHGLPEDLYSFHPQSGSYLIFVGRLTPEKRPDHAIEIAKRVGMPLKIAAKVDPVDQEYFRAVIKPLLSDPLVEFVGEVTDAEKNDLIGNAYALVAPFDWPEPFGLVFIEALACGTPVLAYRRGSVPEIIDDGHTGFICDTMEHMIKAVPCISSLDRQPCRLAFEQRFTVKRMVQDYIRAYENLLNIPEESYQPSFTSRETVMNF, via the coding sequence ATGAGAATCGCCCAACTGGCTCCCTTGGCTGAAAGTGTTCCACCCAAACAATATGGAGGAACCGAACGGATCGTTTCATATTTAACCGAAGAACTTGTTCGTCAGGGGCATGAAGTCACGCTGTTTGCTTCCGGTGATTCTCAGACCAGCGCTCATCTCAAATCAATGTGTCGGGAAGGCCTTCGAAAAACTAATGGGGTTTCCAATCCCCAGGCTCCCTTCACGATGATGTTGGAAAAAACATTTTCCTCTGCGACCCAATTTGACCTCTTCCATTCTCATTTGGATTTCCTGGCCTTTCCCTTAGCGCGGCGGTGTGGGACTCCGGTCCTCACCACACTGCATGGCCGCCTAGACCTTCCCGAATTGAAACCTATATTTGCAGAATTTTTAGATTGCCCGCTTATTTCCATTTCGAATGCTCAACGGAATCCCCTACCATGGGCAAATTGGCAACAAACCATCCACCATGGGTTACCCGAAGACCTGTATAGCTTTCATCCTCAATCAGGGTCCTACCTTATCTTTGTTGGTCGGTTAACTCCCGAAAAACGACCCGATCACGCCATTGAAATTGCCAAGCGTGTGGGCATGCCTCTAAAAATAGCCGCGAAAGTCGATCCGGTTGACCAGGAATATTTTCGTGCCGTCATTAAACCGCTTTTATCGGATCCCTTGGTGGAATTCGTGGGTGAAGTCACGGATGCCGAAAAAAATGACTTAATCGGCAATGCCTATGCTCTGGTTGCACCGTTTGATTGGCCGGAACCGTTCGGCTTGGTCTTTATCGAAGCGTTGGCATGCGGCACCCCCGTTCTAGCCTATCGGCGAGGTTCCGTCCCCGAAATCATCGATGACGGGCATACCGGATTCATCTGCGACACCATGGAACACATGATCAAAGCCGTCCCCTGCATTTCCTCCCTTGACCGTCAACCTTGCCGACTGGCCTTTGAACAACGGTTTACCGTTAAACGAATGGTTCAAGATTACATAAGGGCCTATGAAAACCTGTTGAACATACCGGAGGAGAGTTACCAACCTTCATTTACCAGTCGTGAAACGGTTATGAATTTTTAG